The following proteins come from a genomic window of Aspergillus oryzae RIB40 DNA, chromosome 4:
- a CDS encoding TOM13-domain-containing protein (predicted protein), translating to MASGDHTSSSVELYESGLTVRSDSENYSANNELSESTSSSPLILYKPPTIWSILRGAAINLVLPFVNGLMLGFGELFAHEAAFRLGWSGTKIFPTYRRSVGPGVEVREVPSRRNNSLRDTASLE from the exons ATGGCTTCGGGTGACCACACAAGCTCGAGCGTGGAGCTCTACGAATCCGGCTTGACCGTTCGTTCAGACTCGGAGAATTATTCGGCCAACAATGAGTTATCCGAGTCGACGTCGAGTTCCCCTCTGATCCTCTACAAACCCCCTACAATCTGGAGTATCTTGCGAGGCGCCGCCATCAACCTGGTTCTTCCCTTCGTGAATGGACTCATGCTGGGCTTTGGTGAACTATTTGCACATGAAGCAGCCTTCCGCCTAGGATGGTCTGGCACGAAG ATTTTCCCTACCTATCGGAGATCAGTCGGTCCTGGTGTGGAGGTTCGAGAAGTTCCATCACGGAGGAATAACAGTTTGCGAGACACGGCGTCTTTGGAGTAA